From a region of the Ketobacter sp. MCCC 1A13808 genome:
- a CDS encoding TonB-dependent receptor: MNIFPSVLRYQKSGFSGLGIISAALPLALVAGTSPQSYATESTPADRSQLESVTVTANRIEQPVSTLSNSFSVITTQAIEQVSAAHISELTSRMAGVWITRGNGQEHLTAIRSPVLTGAGSCGAFNIAEDGVPVRPTGFCNVNELFDLNTEQAQQIEVLRGPGTSLHSSDAVHGVINVISPAPAAESEALLTAEAGPNEFGRIKASASEQYGRYGFRVNVNGSTDGGYQQDSGYDQQKLTARLDYAGDQWSSYTLFSANNLNQETAGYVVGTDAYKDKTLRRQNPNPEAYRDSQALRWQTRFERELAKEAELIITPYARYSDMAFLMHFLPGQPVEHNGQNSIGIQTTYRTPISSRLVLSQGVDLEFTDAFLTQTQDEDFSWSIPAGKQYDYDVKARVIATFMTMDYQWTERLSATFGGRFENLEYDYDNRMISGDTDADGNTCVNVSSGATGCRYTRPEDRTDQFNNLSTNAGLVYHFSDTFIPRAHFSHGFRAPQATELYRLQAGQLIADLDAEEINSAELGLKGRAGGFNYDLASFYMTKDNVIFQSSDRLNLDNGETRHYGLEFQLFWKIAEQWDINVSGTFARHEYTDDVTAPGSSALLKTDGNDIVSAPHHMGSMQLGWRPTQDTRVELEWVSMGDYYTDLENLHSYDGHNLLHLRLRQQINNDVSFGLRLTNLTNQYYAERADYSSFGGDRYFIGLPRSVYGDIQIRF, from the coding sequence CGGCACCTCCCCACAATCCTACGCAACAGAATCGACTCCCGCCGATAGGTCTCAGCTTGAATCAGTTACCGTCACGGCCAATCGTATTGAGCAGCCAGTATCCACATTAAGCAACAGCTTCAGCGTGATAACGACGCAGGCGATCGAGCAAGTTTCTGCTGCGCATATTAGCGAACTGACGAGTCGTATGGCTGGTGTTTGGATTACCCGTGGTAATGGTCAGGAACACCTCACCGCCATTCGTTCGCCGGTGCTGACCGGTGCAGGTAGCTGCGGTGCATTTAATATCGCTGAAGACGGCGTTCCGGTGCGCCCCACCGGATTTTGCAATGTGAATGAGTTGTTTGATCTGAATACCGAGCAAGCGCAGCAAATTGAAGTGCTGCGCGGTCCCGGAACTTCTCTGCACAGTTCAGACGCGGTGCACGGTGTCATTAATGTCATTAGTCCTGCTCCGGCAGCAGAATCCGAAGCCTTGTTGACAGCCGAAGCCGGTCCCAATGAATTCGGGCGTATAAAGGCAAGCGCGAGTGAGCAATACGGACGCTATGGTTTTCGGGTTAATGTAAATGGATCTACTGACGGTGGATACCAGCAAGACTCCGGGTACGATCAGCAAAAGTTAACGGCCCGCCTGGATTACGCCGGTGATCAATGGTCCAGCTACACCCTGTTCAGCGCCAACAATCTGAATCAGGAAACCGCTGGCTATGTAGTCGGTACAGACGCCTATAAAGATAAAACGCTTCGACGTCAGAACCCCAACCCAGAAGCCTACAGGGACAGTCAGGCATTGCGTTGGCAAACCCGATTCGAACGCGAGCTCGCGAAAGAGGCGGAACTGATAATCACACCGTACGCGCGGTATTCCGATATGGCGTTTCTGATGCATTTCTTACCCGGTCAACCGGTGGAGCATAATGGGCAGAATAGTATCGGGATTCAGACCACCTATCGCACACCAATCAGTTCCCGGCTGGTCCTGTCTCAGGGTGTCGACCTGGAGTTTACTGACGCCTTCCTAACGCAGACCCAGGATGAGGATTTCTCCTGGTCTATACCCGCCGGTAAGCAATACGACTACGATGTGAAAGCTCGGGTTATCGCTACGTTCATGACCATGGACTACCAATGGACTGAGCGTCTCAGTGCAACATTTGGCGGCCGTTTTGAAAATCTGGAATACGATTACGACAATCGCATGATCAGCGGTGATACCGACGCAGACGGCAATACTTGTGTCAACGTGTCAAGCGGAGCAACCGGATGTCGCTACACACGCCCTGAAGATCGCACCGACCAATTTAATAATTTATCAACCAATGCAGGCTTGGTGTACCACTTTAGTGATACGTTCATCCCTCGTGCGCATTTCAGTCACGGCTTCCGTGCCCCGCAAGCAACAGAGCTATACCGATTGCAGGCAGGCCAATTAATCGCGGATCTGGATGCGGAAGAGATCAACAGCGCAGAGCTGGGATTAAAAGGCCGTGCTGGCGGATTCAACTATGATCTGGCCAGTTTCTATATGACGAAGGATAACGTAATCTTTCAATCTTCAGACCGCCTAAACCTGGATAACGGAGAAACCCGGCACTACGGACTGGAATTTCAGTTGTTTTGGAAAATAGCGGAACAATGGGACATCAATGTGAGCGGTACCTTTGCACGTCACGAATATACCGATGACGTGACTGCACCCGGCTCCAGTGCGTTACTGAAAACCGATGGCAATGATATCGTTTCCGCTCCTCATCACATGGGATCAATGCAATTGGGTTGGCGGCCGACCCAAGACACCCGTGTCGAGTTGGAATGGGTATCCATGGGCGACTATTACACCGACCTCGAAAACCTTCACAGTTACGATGGTCACAACTTATTGCATCTGAGATTACGCCAACAAATCAATAACGATGTCAGCTTTGGGTTGCGGTTGACCAATCTGACGAATCAATATTATGCGGAACGGGCTGATTACAGTAGTTTTGGGGGAGACCGATATTTTATTGGGCTACCCAGGTCAGTGTACGGTGATATTCAGATACGATTTTGA